TGGCGCGCCGGCCGACTGAACATGGACAGCCTTATGAGTGGGCATGTTGCTCTCTGTCGCTCAGTGGGTCACCGGGCATTGCTGGCCGGGAGCTGTTCCCTCGGTGTGGTAATCCACCTGCCAGTGCTTGATTCCGTTGAGCCAGCCCGACCGCAGCCGCTCGGGTTTGCCGACCGATTCCAGGTCGGGCATGGCGTCGGCGATCGCGTTGAACATCAGGTCGATCGTCATGCGGGCCAGGTTGGCGCCGATGCAGTAGTGCGCACCGGTGCCACCGAATCCCACGTGCGGGTTGGGATCGCGCTTGATGTTGAAGGTGAACGGGTCGTCGAACACGTCCTCGTCGAAATTGGCTGAGCGGTAGACCATCACCACTCGCTGGCCCTTCTTGATCTGCACACCCGAAAGCTCGAAGTCCTCGAGCGCGGTGCGCTGGAACGAGGTGACCGGCGTGGCCCAGCGGACGATCTCGTCGGCGGTGGTCACCGGACGCTCCCGCTTGTAGAGCTCCCACTGGTCCGGGAAGTCGGTGAAGGCCATCATGCCCTGGGTGATCGAGTTGCGGGTGGTCTCGTTGCCGGCCACGGCCAGCAGGATGACGAAGAAGCCGAACTCGTCGTCGGAGAGTTTGTGGCCGTCGACGTCGGCCTGGACCAGCTTGGTGACGATGTCCTCGCCGGGGTTCTGCGCGCGGTCGGCGGCCATCTGCATGGCGTACATGATCAATTCCACCGAGGCGGTGATGGCGTCGTTGGTGGCGAACTCGGGATCCTGGTCGCCTACCATCTGGTTGGACCAGTGGAACAGCTTCATCCGGTCTTCCTGCGGAACACCCAGCAGGCCGGCGATCGCCTGCAGCGGCAGCTCACAGGACACCTGCTCGACGAAGTCGCCGGAACCCTGCGAGGCCGCCACCTCCACGATGCGGCGGGCACGTTCGGCAAGGTCGTCACGCAGCCGTTCGACGGCGCGAGGCGTGAAGCCGCGGGAGATGATCTTGCGCAGGTGGGTGTGTTGTGGTGCGTCCTGGTTGAGCAGGACGAACTTGCCCCGCTCGATCTGCTCGCCGACGGTTCCGTCCTTGTAGCGGGGGAGTGCGGTCTTGGCCAGGCTGGAGAACACGTCGCTGCGCCGGGAGATCTCCTTGACGTCCTTGTGCTTGGTGACCACCCAGAAACCGCCGTCGTCGAAACCGCCCGCCCCGTAGGGCTGCTCGTTCCACCAGATCGGGGCGGTCCGGCGCAGCTCGGCCAGTTCCTCGATCGGCAGACGCTCGGCGTGGATGTCCGGGTCGGTGAAATCGAACCCGGGCGGCAGGTTCGGCTTTGCTTGCGGTTCGGCTGGCGTCGTTGACAATTGCCTACTCCTCGTAACCGTGTTCGCGTGGTCGTCCGGTGCCAATAATTCCTTGCTACACCACACTTGGGAAGCCTGCGGACAAAAGACGCCGAAGCCGAACTGAAACGTGTTCACGCCGGACCCCTCACCGGGCAGTCCGACGGGGACTTTCGGCACTAGCAGGAGCGTCAGGTCGGCCGTTTCATTGACCTCGTAGGCAGATGACCGAGGTGGACATGTTTGTGCTGAGCGCTCCGGAAACGTTGGCGACCGCCGCCGCGGATCTGACCGGGATCCGGGAGGCGATCGACGGGGCCAGCGCGGCCGCGGCGGCACCGATATCCCGAGTGCTCGCCGCCGCCGAGGACGAGGTCTCACTCGCGATTGCAGACGTAATGTCGTTGTACGGCAACCAATTTCAAGCCGTGGCCGAGCAGGCGACGGCATTCCAGGCCCGATTCGATGCGGCGCTTGCGGCGGCCGCGAGGTGGTATGCGGACGCGGAGGCGGCGAACGCATCCCTGCTTACCGGATTCGCGCAGACCGCGTCCGTCGATCCACTGACGGCACTGATCATGGGGGGCAACGACAATCCGCAACCCATTCCCGAATACGTGGCGGCCATCAACGAGGCCTACATTCAGCCCCGATTCCCGGGGGCCGTTCCACAAGGGCTGTACACGCCCGAGCAATTCTGGCCCAACAACGGAACCCTGACATTCGGCCAGTCCGTCGCCCAGGGCGTCACCCTGCTCAACGACGAGATCAACCATCAGATCAACACGCTGGGCAATTCCGTCGTCGTGTTCGGCTACTCGCAGAGCGCGGCCATCGCCACCAACGAGATCAACGCGCTGATGGCAATGGGCGCACCGCATGCCGGCCAACTGTCCTTCGTGCTGGCGAGCAACCCCAACGCTCCCGACGGCGGCATACTCGCGCGCTTCCCCGGCTTCTACATCCCGTTCCTGGACGTGCCGTTCACCGGGGCAACCCCACCGAACAGCCCCTACCCGACCTCCATGTACACGATTCAGTACGACGGCGTGGCCAACGCGCCGCAATACCCGCTGCACGTGTTGTCAGACCTCAACGCCCTGATGGGCTACTTCTACCTGCACCCGACCTATCAGTACCTGACGGCAGCCGAGGTCGGCAGCGCCCTGCTGCTGCCGACGGCGCCCGGATACACCGGCAATACCCAGTACTACATGTGGTTGACACAGAATCTGCCGTTGTTGCAGCCGATCCGCGACATCCCCCTGCTCGGGCCGCCGCTCGCCGACTTGATCCAGCCGGACCTGCGGGTGCTCGTGGACCTCGGCTACGGCAACATCGGTATCGGCGCCGACTACCCGAACGTGCCTACGCCGGCGAGGCTGTGGCAGGTGATCGACCCCTTCACCGTCACCTTCGACCTGGCCAAGGGAGCGGTACAGGGACCGCAGGCAGCCCTTGTCGACATCGGGTTGTTGCCGCCGTCGTATCTGCCGGACACCTATCCCTACGTCCCGTCGCTGAATCCCGGACTGTCGTTGAGTTTTGGCCAGCCGAGCGTCACCGGGCCGTCCGTGCTGAGCTGTGCGCTCGGTTCGGTACTCCATCTGATCCCGCCGGCGAACACCTGCCCGGTTCTGGCTCCGCTTTTGGCTCCGGTCCTGGGTTAGCCGCGCAGTCCGGCCGCGCTGAGTGGCTACGCCGGCGACCGTGGATTCCGGCTCCCGATACGCCCTTGTGGCGACTGCAGCAAACGATATGCTCTTGAGGAACGAGGCACCGGTGCCAGGAAAGGACTAGCGAAGACATGATTCGCGAATTGCTCGCCGCCGCTGCGATCACGGGTTCGATGATCGGCGTAGCACCGGTCGCCAGTGCCGACAACGGACGCTGGGAGGGCGACGTACCGGGGATGAACTACGACGCGTCGCTCGGTGCGCCGTGCGACAACTACGAACGTTTCATCTTCGGACGCGGCCCCAGCGGCCAGGCCGAGGCCTGCCACTTCCCGCCGCCCAACCAGTTCCCGGCGGCCACCACCGGATACTGGGTCATCTCCTACCCGCTTCGCGGTGTGCAACAGATCGGCGCGCCTTGTCCGGCGCCCAATGTGGCGGCCCAGTCGCCGGCCGGACTGCCGATGCTGTGCCTGGGCGCGCAGGGTTGGCAGGAGGGCTGGTTCACCGGCGCCGGCTTCTTCCCGCCCGAGCCGTAGCCCGGCTGATCCCGATGTCCGTCGAAGCCGCCCCGATTCCGCGGTGGCTGCGGTTCGTGCTGGCGTCTGACCGCGCCGGCTCGGCGTGGTACATCGGCACCGGGTTTTTCTTCGCCCCCGTGCTGGCCGTGGTGTCGCCGTGGCCGGCGGTGACCACTGTGCTGTGGTGGGTCATCGGGCTGGCAGGATTGTGGCTGGGTCTTCTCGGAATCGCGATGGCCGCGGGGCTGGCGCGGATATTGCGCTCCGGCGGTGAGATTCCCGAGGACTACTGGCGCACCCTCGTCGACTACTGACGTCGGCACCTACAGTCATACCCAACAGTCACATCCAGCAGTGATATTTAAGAGCAAGCCAACGAACAGGAGATCCACCATGGCCTTCGATCCCAAAGATGCCGTCGACGCCGTCCGCGACATCGCCACCAACGCCGTCGAGAAGGCATCGGACATCGTCGAGCACGCCAGCGACATCATCCGCGGCGACATCGCCGGTGGCGCCAGCGGCATCGTGCAGAACTCGATCGAAATCGGCACCCACGCCGTCGACCGGGTGAAGGAAGTCTTCACCGGTAAAGACGACGACCTGGACTGAGCTTAGATCGCGGCGGCGGCGTTGAGTTCGTCCAGCCGCGTGGTGGCCTCCAGGTACTCCTGCACCCACCGCTCGATGACGGTGGCGGTCTTCTCCACTTTCTGGAACTGACCGACGACCTGCCCCACCGGGTTGAATGCGACGTCGACCGACTCGTTGGGGTACCGGTTGGTGGCCCGCACCGCCATGCCGGAAACCATGTACTGCAACGGCATCCCGAGCGGCTTGGGGTTGTCCGCCTGCTCCCAGGCCTCGGTCCAGTCGTTGCGCAGCATCCGGGCCGGCTTGCCGGTGAACGAGCGGCTGCGCACCGTGTCCCGGCTGCCCGCCTTGATGTACGCGGCCTGCTGAACCGGGGTGTTCGAGGATTCCTCGACCATGAGCCACTGCGAACCGGTCCACGCGCCCTGCGCGCCCAGTGCCAGCGCCGCGGCGATCTGCTGGCCGCTGCCGATGCCGCCGGCGGCCAGGACGGGCACGGGTGCCACCTCCTTGACCACCTGGGGCCACAACACAATTGAGCCGACCTCACCGCAGTGACCACCGGCCTCGCCGCCCTGAGCGATGATGATGTCGACGCCGGCGTCCGCGTGCTTGCGGGCCTGCGACGGCGAACCGCACAACGCCGCCACCTTGCGGCCCTCGGCGTGAATGTGCTTGATCATCTCGGCCGGAGGGGTGCCCAGCGCGTTGGCGATCATCGTCACCTTCGGGTGCTTGAGCGCGACCTCGACCTGCGGGGTGGCGGTCGCCTCCGTCCAGCCCAACAGCTGCAGGCTGTCCCCGTCACTGTCTTCGACCGGAACGCCGTGATCGGCAAGAATCTTCTTGCCGAAGTCCAGGTGCTCCTGCGGCACCATCTTGCGCAGCGTGTCGGCCAGTTCCTCGGCCGACAGGTGAGCGTCCATGCCCTCGTACTTGTTCGGAATGACGATGTCGACGCCGTAGGGGTGGTCCCCGATGTTCTCGTCGATCCAGTTCAGTTCGATCTCCAGCTGCTCGGGCGTGAAGCCGACCGCGCCCAGCACGCCGAACCCGCCGGCTTTGCTGACAGCGACGACGACATCGCGGCAGTGGGTGAAAGCGAAGATCGGGAACTCGATACCGAGTTGATCGCATAGGGCGGTGTGCATGCCTACTCCTGTGGGGCGCGAGACCGATGCAAGAAATTGAAACGTGTTCTAGTTTACTACCAGTATCGCCGACGAGACCAGCCAGGTCCGGTTTGTTCGAACTAGGCCCCTTCAGATCGACAGGCCGCGCACGACCCACAAACCCAGGAAGCCGAGCATGCAGGCGAAGCAGACGAGGTGGTCTCGGCAGACCACGCGAGCGAGGCGGCTCTGCTCTGCCGGAGCGTCGACGCGGCTGCCCAGGCGGACCGCACTGGGGACGGTGTGCATCAGGGCCAGTGCCACCGGAAGCCCTGCGGCGCAGCCCGATATCACCAGGAGCCATACCGGGTCGCGGCCGTAGGACGCCTGAAAGCCCAACGCGCCCAACAAGATCAGCATCACCAGGGCGATCAGCCGACTCATCGGCCGGGAGGTCGTGGTGGCGCGGCGGTAGTAGCCCGCGATCGACGCCAGCACGGGCTCGGGCAGTTCCGCGTCACCGTCACGGTGTTCGAACACCTGCACGTCGAAGATGAGGTCCATCCACAGCACGGCCAGCAGGAACGCGCTGCAGGCGGTGAGAAGCGGTGCCATCGGGTGCCCACCTAGCTCATTTGCGAGAGAACCGAGGCCATTGCGAATGGAAGTGACCGCCGTATTCTTTCGCAATCCGGCCCAGTTGTGCGGGAACGGCGCCGACTACGACGCGTCGTCAAGCGTCGGCCTGGTTGCGGCCGTCACGCCGGCTGGCGATGACACGCGCGGTGAGAAGTGCGACGCCCAGCACGAACGCCACCAAAATCGTCTGCAGCGCGCCGATCAGGAGGACGTTTGCGTCGTACCCGTGGACGTCAGCCAGGCACTGGAAGTGCACGCTGGTGCTGGTGCGATTGGACGACTGGGTGTAGCGCGAGGTGCGGTAGGCCAACTCGTACCCGTTGTCGCAGACGAAGGGTTCCGTCCACCGAGCGCTGGCCGGAAACACCGAGGTGAGCGCCGCCGCGCCGCCCAGACAAATCCCGATTACCAACGCCACCTTGACGACGGTCTCACCCGCGTGCCTCACCGGCAGATCGTTGCACGCCGCCGCGTGGGCAGCCAGAACCACTCTTGATCGCGGCGCAGCACCGCGGGTACGGTAAGGCTGCCAATTACGAACCGAAGCGTAGCGTAATTGCATCCACCGAAAGGATCACCCGCGATGCGCAGCCGGTACGCCGGGGAACCCTTCACCACGCCCACAGCGGAAATCGCAGCCGCACTCGAAGACGTCAGCATCCCGACGTTGCTGCTGTCACTGGTACACATCACCGGCGACCCCCGCTTCATCCGTGACTTCAAGCAGATGGGCCTGTTCCTCAACGAGGTGCAGGGGTTCATGTCTGAGGAGGACAAGGCCCGGGCGCGGGTCGAGGCGCTGGCGGTACTCACCGACTACCGTGATCGCGGCTGTCCGGAACCGCCGCCGCTGAGCGACGAACTCATCCGGGAAATGATCGATTGGACGGCCTGCGAGCACGTTCCCGACGACTACCTGCCGCTGGCCCGCGAGGAAATGGACCTCGAGGGAGAAGACCCACGTCGGCCGGCGGCCTTGCCGATCGACATGACGGCGGATCTCCCGGTTGTCGTGATCGGGTGCGGCGAATCGGGCATTCTGGCCGGAATCCGGCTCAGGCAGGCAAACATCCCGTTCACCATCGTCGAAAAGAACGCCGGCCCCGGCGGAACCTGGTGGGAGAACAGCTATCCCGGCGCCCGGGTGGATGTCGCGAATCATTTCTACTGCTACAGCTTCGAACCCAATAACGACTGGACGCATTTCTTCGCCGAACAACCCGAGTTGCAGAGCTACTTCACCGCGGTGATGTCCAAGCATGATCTGGGCGGCAATGTCCGCTGGAATACCGAGGTCCTCGGCGCGGAATGGGACGACGCCGCCGGCGTCTGGAATGTGGCGCTGCACGGTGCCGACGGCGTGGACACCACGGTGCAGGCGCGAGCGGTCATCACGGCAGTCGGCCAGCTCAACAGGCCTTATGTCCCCGCATTCGAGGGGGCCGAGTCCTTTGCGGGGCCGGCGTTCCACTCTGCGGCCTGGGATCACTCGGTGGACCTGACCGGCAAACGCGTCGCCCTGGTCGGCGCCGGCGCCAGTGGGTTCCAGATCGCTCCCGCGATCGCCGGAATCGTCGAGCACCTGACGGTTTTTCAGCGCACCGCCCAGTGGATGTTTCCCAACCCGATGTATCACGACGAGGTCGGCGACGGTGTGCGCTGGGCGATGCGGCACCTGCCGTACTACGGCCGGTGGTATCGATTCCTGCTGCTGTGGCCGGGCGCCGACAAGGGCCTGGATGCGGCCCGGGCTGACCCGGACTATGCGGACCGCGACTACGCGGTCAGTGACATCAATGCGGCCGCCCGGAT
This genomic stretch from Mycobacterium paragordonae harbors:
- a CDS encoding cytochrome P450, translating into MSTTPAEPQAKPNLPPGFDFTDPDIHAERLPIEELAELRRTAPIWWNEQPYGAGGFDDGGFWVVTKHKDVKEISRRSDVFSSLAKTALPRYKDGTVGEQIERGKFVLLNQDAPQHTHLRKIISRGFTPRAVERLRDDLAERARRIVEVAASQGSGDFVEQVSCELPLQAIAGLLGVPQEDRMKLFHWSNQMVGDQDPEFATNDAITASVELIMYAMQMAADRAQNPGEDIVTKLVQADVDGHKLSDDEFGFFVILLAVAGNETTRNSITQGMMAFTDFPDQWELYKRERPVTTADEIVRWATPVTSFQRTALEDFELSGVQIKKGQRVVMVYRSANFDEDVFDDPFTFNIKRDPNPHVGFGGTGAHYCIGANLARMTIDLMFNAIADAMPDLESVGKPERLRSGWLNGIKHWQVDYHTEGTAPGQQCPVTH
- a CDS encoding nitronate monooxygenase; translated protein: MHTALCDQLGIEFPIFAFTHCRDVVVAVSKAGGFGVLGAVGFTPEQLEIELNWIDENIGDHPYGVDIVIPNKYEGMDAHLSAEELADTLRKMVPQEHLDFGKKILADHGVPVEDSDGDSLQLLGWTEATATPQVEVALKHPKVTMIANALGTPPAEMIKHIHAEGRKVAALCGSPSQARKHADAGVDIIIAQGGEAGGHCGEVGSIVLWPQVVKEVAPVPVLAAGGIGSGQQIAAALALGAQGAWTGSQWLMVEESSNTPVQQAAYIKAGSRDTVRSRSFTGKPARMLRNDWTEAWEQADNPKPLGMPLQYMVSGMAVRATNRYPNESVDVAFNPVGQVVGQFQKVEKTATVIERWVQEYLEATTRLDELNAAAAI
- a CDS encoding PE family protein — its product is MTEVDMFVLSAPETLATAAADLTGIREAIDGASAAAAAPISRVLAAAEDEVSLAIADVMSLYGNQFQAVAEQATAFQARFDAALAAAARWYADAEAANASLLTGFAQTASVDPLTALIMGGNDNPQPIPEYVAAINEAYIQPRFPGAVPQGLYTPEQFWPNNGTLTFGQSVAQGVTLLNDEINHQINTLGNSVVVFGYSQSAAIATNEINALMAMGAPHAGQLSFVLASNPNAPDGGILARFPGFYIPFLDVPFTGATPPNSPYPTSMYTIQYDGVANAPQYPLHVLSDLNALMGYFYLHPTYQYLTAAEVGSALLLPTAPGYTGNTQYYMWLTQNLPLLQPIRDIPLLGPPLADLIQPDLRVLVDLGYGNIGIGADYPNVPTPARLWQVIDPFTVTFDLAKGAVQGPQAALVDIGLLPPSYLPDTYPYVPSLNPGLSLSFGQPSVTGPSVLSCALGSVLHLIPPANTCPVLAPLLAPVLG
- a CDS encoding flavin-containing monooxygenase, which gives rise to MRSRYAGEPFTTPTAEIAAALEDVSIPTLLLSLVHITGDPRFIRDFKQMGLFLNEVQGFMSEEDKARARVEALAVLTDYRDRGCPEPPPLSDELIREMIDWTACEHVPDDYLPLAREEMDLEGEDPRRPAALPIDMTADLPVVVIGCGESGILAGIRLRQANIPFTIVEKNAGPGGTWWENSYPGARVDVANHFYCYSFEPNNDWTHFFAEQPELQSYFTAVMSKHDLGGNVRWNTEVLGAEWDDAAGVWNVALHGADGVDTTVQARAVITAVGQLNRPYVPAFEGAESFAGPAFHSAAWDHSVDLTGKRVALVGAGASGFQIAPAIAGIVEHLTVFQRTAQWMFPNPMYHDEVGDGVRWAMRHLPYYGRWYRFLLLWPGADKGLDAARADPDYADRDYAVSDINAAARMMFSQWITSQVDEGSDLLTKVMPDYPATGKRTLQDNGSWLKTLQRDNVELARTPIERITPGGIVTEDGVTHEVDIIVYATGFRHTDVLWPLKISGRNGIDLHELWGRRPFAHLGITVPGFPNLFLVYGPGTHLAHGGSLIFQSELQMRYINLCLQQLAEDHIVALEPTAEAAEQWHQRTQAEIKQMVWSHPAVKHSYFKNADGEIHTVSPWRLNEYWAAVRDPDWSDFVLRQEK